AAACAGTTGGATGCGCGAGGAATCAAGACTTTCAGGGACGAACCAGAACTTGAAAGAGGGACAGATATCAATCCAGAGCTCCTGAGGGCAATTGACCAATCAAGGTCTGCAATCATAGTTTTTTCGACAAACTTTGCTTCTTCAGGTTGGTGTTTGCGAGAAGTTACTCATATTGTTCGTTGCatggaagagaaagagagaattttCCCCATTTTTTATGACGTGGATCCTTCTGATGTACGCCATCAACGAGGGAGTTTTGGGGAAGCCTTTGCGGAACATGAAGTAAATTATCCGGAACAAATGGAGGAGGTAATTGAGTGGAGAAAGTCGTTAAAAAGGGTGGCTAATTTCGCTGGGTGGAATTCAAAGGATTATAGGTAAGCGTGGGATTCAGCAACTGACGTTTATTTTACGgtgtgatgattttttatttacgTCGTTTGTTCTTCTTGTAGGTATGATACAGAGCTTATCCAAGGAATCGTCAATACACTATGGGAGAAAGTGCACCGTACGTTTTCAATGTTAGATTCCTCAGAGAGGTTTGTCGGAACTGATTCTAAACTGGAGGAAATAGATTTGCTTTTAGATACAGATGCAAACGATGTTCGCTTTATAGGGATATGGGGGATGGGTGGAGTGGGTAAGACAACCCTAGCTAGATTAGTTTACGAGAGAATTTCTCATGATTTTGAAGGTAGCAGCTTTCTTGCTAATGTTAGAGAGGTGTGCTCTAAGGATGGTATAGCTCATCTACAAAAGCAGCTTCTTTCTGAAATCTTAGGGGAAAATAACATGCAAATTTGGAATACTTATCGCGGAATCACTATGATAAGTAGGTGTTTATGTAATAAAAAGGTTCTTCTCATACTCGACGATGTGGATCAATTAGACCAACTGGAAAAGTTGGTCAAACAAAAGGAGTGGTTTGGTTTCGGGAGTCGAGTCGTTGTTACAACTAGAGATGAACGTTTGTTAGTTGAACATGGTATAGAGATGGTATATGAGGTTAAGCCATTAACCCAAGATGAAGCTCTTTCTCTCTTTAGTTGGAAAGCCTTTAAAGATGATGAGTTGGAAGAAGATTTTTTAGAACTGTCTAAATGTTTCATCAGTTATGCAAGTGGTCTTCCATTAGCTCTTAAAACTTTAGGGTCTTTATTGTACAAAAGAGGTCGAGATGAATGGAAGAGTGCACTAGATAAACTGAAGCAAGCTCCTTTTAGGACAACTTTTGAAGCATTGAAAATAAGTTATGATACACTTGATGAGTTTGAGAAGAGAATCTTCCTTGACATTGCATGTTCCCATGATTTTTGTGGAAAGGAGCGAATAATTGAAAGACTAGAAAACTCTAGCTTTGCTGGTGGCGCTCGCATGGTGGTAGATGTTCTTATTGAGAAATCTCTCATAAGTATTTCAGACTCTTACGTGCATGTGCATGATTTGATACAAGAAATGGCATGGGAGATTGTTCGACGAGAGTCTTACGATGAGCCAGGTGGTCATAGTCGGTTGTGGCTTCCTAAAGACATCTTGCATGTGCTTGCAAAGAATACGGTAAGAAGTTGCTTGAAAATGAAAATACCAAAGCTTGGATAGGACACTATAATACTATTTAACATGATAAGAGACTTGATTACGAAATTAACTATTTGTTTAATCTTATTTATCAGGGATCAGAAGCAATTGAGGGCATAGTCTTACGTTTGAGTGAAGAAGGTACTACTAATTAAGCTACTGTGAAAGTTTGATGTAGTACCTTGGATAGGAGGCATTCATCTATGCATTTATATCTAAATAAGTATTGATGCATCGAATTGGAAGTAATTTTGGGTTTGGCTTTATTACCTAGGGTCATAATAAATTCCTGGCTAGGCTCAATGTGTTGGGACTATTGGGGTTCAGCCTTTTCACCTTATATTTTCTTGTAAGCCTAGATGGCTGGGCAGTTTTTGAATGTTAAAGTAAAAGTAAAGAGTTTATTCTCTTCTGGTCTATCAACTTGGGTATTCCATAGGaattaacaattttctttgTTCTTGCTATTCTCATTTGTGCGAATCAACAAGAATTTAGGGTTTATTGTGTTCTAAAGTTTGTGTCCTTTTTCCTGTATTATCCGTTGCATCACTTGGTCAAATTCCATGTTGCTAGGAAATACACTCTCAGGCTCTAAGTTCAAAAGAAATATCGTAAATGCATAAGACATTACCAATTTTCTGACTTTGTTCTTTGGACAGCTCGAAGAGGACTGAATCTGCGAACTGGTTTTTTCACCTTCAGGCAAATTAAAGCTGCCACTAACAACTTTGATCCTGAAAACAAAATCGGGGAAGGCGGTTTTGGGTCCGTCTACAAGGTACCGTTTAATCCAACCTACGTCTTTTCCCCTATTTTTGTGTGTCCTGAATTAACTATTTGGCTTTTACGTAAAATGCAGGGTATATTGTTGGATGGTACTATAATTGCGGTTAAGAAActatcatcaaaatcaaagcaaGGAAACCAGGaatttttgaatgaaataggcatgataTCTGCTTTGCATCATCCAAATCTTGTCAGATTGTATGGATGGTGTATTGAATCAAACCAATTACTGTTGGTATATGaatacatggaaaataataGCCTTGCACGTACTTTGTTTGGTAAGCTTAATTATCAAGTTTAGTAACAAAATTACACAGGAATGGTGAATTAAAGGGACCTGGAAATTCATGTTTGTTTCAGGTCCAGGTCCATTAAAGCTGGACTGGTCTACAAGGCAGAAAATATGCATAGGTATAGCAAGAGGTCTGGCTTTTCTGCATGAGGAGTCGACGCTGAAGATTGTACATAGAGACATTAAAGCTACAAATATATTGCTAGACCAAGACATCAACGCAAAGATCTCTGACTTCGGTTTGGCCAAGCTTAACGACGAGGAGAACACTCACATTAGCACCAGAATTGCTGGAACCATGTAAGCGTGCTGCTACTATATTCTACATGCTTGTTTATTGAAATGTCCCCTGGAACTAATGTCATGCCTAACTCCTTGAAACTCAATTTGTTGTGCAGAGGATACATGGCTCCAGAATATGCACTATGGGGTTATTTAACAAATAAAGCAGATGTTTACAGTTTTGGTGTAGTTGCATTGGAAATTGTTGCTGGAAAGAGCAACATGAAATATATACCAAATGAGAACTTAGTATGCCTTGTGGATTGGGTAAGATCTTCATTCTAAGTGCTTGAGTACATGTCAACGTTGACTAGCTAATCTCAGCTAATCTTTTTTATCTGCTTATTTCAGGCTCTTGTTTTACAACAAAAGGGGAACTTAATAGAGCTAGTGGATCCAAGCTTGGGGTCCCATTTTGAAGTGGAAGAGGCGATTACAATGGTCAAGGTAGCTCTCTTATGCATCAATCCAGCATCAGCTCTCAGGCCGACCATGTCTGCAGTAGTGAGCATGCTTGAAGGACGGACACTTGTTCATGAACTGAAGTTATCAGCCTTGAGAAACCCGTTTGATCCAACTGCACAGGGGAGCACAAGTGGAACTCAGAACCTTGTTGGTTCATCAGATGCAACATGTGTTAATTCTGCTACTACGTCCTCAGATCTCTATAAAATTGGTCCTAGTAGTAGTAcacctacttttttttttttttttttttttttgggtaacgTAGTAGTACATCTACTTAGTAATTAACGTAAGGGTTGTGATCTTCACACACCCTTAACTACTTTTCCCACACCTTTCCTATTTTTTTAGTACTTAATTGGTATCCTACTATTTAATCTTCCATATATACTCCTCCCTATTtaatctttcattaattaccatAAAAAAGTAGGAAGGGTATATATGAAAGATTAAATAGTAGGATAccaattaactattaaaaaataggaAGGGTGTGGGAAAAGTAGTTAAGGatgtgtgaaaatcacaaccCTTAACGTAAACCTTGTTCTGCGCTCAACTATGCAAATTCTCGTGTAATGATAAGTAGTACGTTCACTCTCCAATATCAATGCTTTAGCTTCGTACTTTCGTTTACAGGATGTAAGAATAAAGGCTCTTAATCAGTTGAGCTAACTCTAAATGGTTTGCTACATTCGCGAAGTAGAAGCTTTATGTGACAAAGCAAgtggagaaagaaaaaatacaGTAATTTTAAGTGATACAATTTCAGTCCAATCTCAACGTATATGATTGTCAGGATCAAGCTGTCAATTTTCCACTTGACATGGTTTAAGTTCTAAGGAATTACAGCAGGGACGAAAGGTTGAAAATTCAAAGTTGGTTTTTCCGGCTCAAGATGCAACACGGATTGGTTTTTCTGATACCACTACGTCTTCAGATCTCTACAAAATTAGTCCTAGTTCTTGTTAAAAGAGGGTAACTCTTGCTTTTGTATACATGGAAGATTCATACAAAAAGTCTAGGAAGATGTGAACATTTAGATTCTGGCTACGGATTTTAATTAGGCAGACAATTAAGGTGCACTAAATTGTGGTTTATGACACACgatttattatttgtttaacCATTGCTAGTTCTATTCCGTAGTAGGTATTCGTAAATGTTTCTTTTTATGCATATTAGTCTAAAGATCTCTTGCCAAACGCTCTCTAACTACGTTTAGCAGAACATAAATGTTTTCAAGTCATAAAACCGTTTTATAGACAAACGCATGTTAGATGACCTTTTTAAATGCACTTTCAAGTAATTTTCCACTAGCAcatgaatttttaataaaaaatttactagtcttttttttttgttgaaaaagtTAACTACATTCTTTAAGTTTATAACAAAAACACTAGTAACATACACAATGCTTATTAACAAAAAGTGCTTTCTACGAATGCATTCCCTTTACGGTAACCAATCTAAGCATAACATTCCCCATAATTAGTAACCACGGCCGCATCATAATTATAAACCAAGTTCTTTAACTACTTTAATATACTATTaggtgttgtaggcctattaaACTGAACTATACTAAGGGATATAGAGAGAGAGGGCCAGCGGTAGCAAGAGGGAGAGatgagagatttaattgtgaggtgtctGTTGTATCACCTCATTGTGCCATTATTTATAGTAAAAGGATATGTAAAAACCTTACCctattaggattacaactcttaataagTAATCAACTCCTAAAAAGAATACTAGAGATACTTCTAGATttattaggatttacacaatcacattcctattctaaatatgactgcaacactccccattgagtgtgtaaatactcaacaaaccagcgcatcagatcttcagcagataaagtagaatagttgatgaagtcggcAGCACAACGGGTGAacgcgagtctcaaatttaagaaagtatgcattggtagtaaaactcacaaaacctcgctataaTAAAACCCGAGATGGGAGAAAACcctatagactaaggagaaaagtgagaaagatgatgcataatgtctaaaaaaAACGTCAAACATGACGAAATTGGTGAACTCaatggagtatgatcatcccaggatgggtgcgtcattaaaacctcattaggtagcaaaaaaccaatgggaaaaatgctcctaatcgtaggaaaaagagtacattaagatcaagtgagtatgcttctagatactctccctgagttagacataattTCTAAATAAAAGAACTACAAgtgattcaactcagataatttacgcatactgattttttggacgagcttctgaaaagtagacttgggcaatgacttggtgaagagatcggccaggttgtcctaGGAACAGATTTGCTTGACTTTAATGATCTGATGATGTTGCTACTGATGGGAGTAGAAGAATTTCGACGCTATGTGCTTGATGGTGTCTCCCTTGATGCATCTCTTAtttaactgctcgatacatgctgcattgtcgTTAAAGATCATCGTAGGAATGTCAATGACGaaagtaagaccactagtgcttcgaatatgttccatgaCTGCTCTCAACGAAAAGCACTCACACGATGCTTCATGCATGGCGAGAATCTCAGCATTGTTTGAAGAAGTCgtaactagcgtttgcttggtagacctcttGTAAAACCCCACCCCcatttttaaaaattgtttgggatctttttctttttaaatggtttttggttcttaattggtgagcccaaggggcccacccccTGCTTTGTGTCCCCGGTTCCCCTCTTCCTCGTGGACTCATCTCTTTCCCtcacttttctctcttctttctctcccccaaaactctctgcaactctctccCTTCTCTACGATGTCCC
This genomic interval from Malus domestica chromosome 05, GDT2T_hap1 contains the following:
- the LOC103447122 gene encoding disease resistance protein RPV1-like isoform X2, coding for MARASAPAVFPWKYHVFLSFRGEDTRRGFTNHLYKQLDARGIKTFRDEPELERGTDINPELLRAIDQSRSAIIVFSTNFASSGWCLREVTHIVRCMEEKERIFPIFYDVDPSDVRHQRGSFGEAFAEHEVNYPEQMEEVIEWRKSLKRVANFAGWNSKDYRYDTELIQGIVNTLWEKVHRTFSMLDSSERFVGTDSKLEEIDLLLDTDANDVRFIGIWGMGGVGKTTLARLVYERISHDFEGSSFLANVREVCSKDGIAHLQKQLLSEILGENNMQIWNTYRGITMISRCLCNKKVLLILDDVDQLDQLEKLVKQKEWFGFGSRVVVTTRDERLLVEHGIEMVYEVKPLTQDEALSLFSWKAFKDDELEEDFLELSKCFISYASGLPLALKTLGSLLYKRGRDEWKSALDKLKQAPFRTTFEALKISYDTLDEFEKRIFLDIACSHDFCGKERIIERLENSSFAGGARMVVDVLIEKSLISISDSYVHVHDLIQEMAWEIVRRESYDEPGGHSRLWLPKDILHVLAKNTGSEAIEGIVLRLSEEARRGLNLRTGFFTFRQIKAATNNFDPENKIGEGGFGSVYKGILLDGTIIAVKKLSSKSKQGNQEFLNEIGMISALHHPNLVRLYGWCIESNQLLLVYEYMENNSLARTLFGPLKLDWSTRQKICIGIARGLAFLHEESTLKIVHRDIKATNILLDQDINAKISDFGLAKLNDEENTHISTRIAGTIGYMAPEYALWGYLTNKADVYSFGVVALEIVAGKSNMKYIPNENLVCLVDWALVLQQKGNLIELVDPSLGSHFEVEEAITMVKVALLCINPASALRPTMSAVVSMLEGRTLVHELKLSALRNPFDPTAQGSTSGTQNLVGSSDATCVNSATTSSDLYKIGPSSSTPTFFFFFFFLGNVVVHLLSN
- the LOC103447122 gene encoding disease resistance protein RPV1-like isoform X1; this translates as MARASAPAVFPWKYHVFLSFRGEDTRRGFTNHLYKQLDARGIKTFRDEPELERGTDINPELLRAIDQSRSAIIVFSTNFASSGWCLREVTHIVRCMEEKERIFPIFYDVDPSDVRHQRGSFGEAFAEHEVNYPEQMEEVIEWRKSLKRVANFAGWNSKDYRYDTELIQGIVNTLWEKVHRTFSMLDSSERFVGTDSKLEEIDLLLDTDANDVRFIGIWGMGGVGKTTLARLVYERISHDFEGSSFLANVREVCSKDGIAHLQKQLLSEILGENNMQIWNTYRGITMISRCLCNKKVLLILDDVDQLDQLEKLVKQKEWFGFGSRVVVTTRDERLLVEHGIEMVYEVKPLTQDEALSLFSWKAFKDDELEEDFLELSKCFISYASGLPLALKTLGSLLYKRGRDEWKSALDKLKQAPFRTTFEALKISYDTLDEFEKRIFLDIACSHDFCGKERIIERLENSSFAGGARMVVDVLIEKSLISISDSYVHVHDLIQEMAWEIVRRESYDEPGGHSRLWLPKDILHVLAKNTGSEAIEGIVLRLSEEARRGLNLRTGFFTFRQIKAATNNFDPENKIGEGGFGSVYKGILLDGTIIAVKKLSSKSKQGNQEFLNEIGMISALHHPNLVRLYGWCIESNQLLLVYEYMENNSLARTLFGPGPLKLDWSTRQKICIGIARGLAFLHEESTLKIVHRDIKATNILLDQDINAKISDFGLAKLNDEENTHISTRIAGTIGYMAPEYALWGYLTNKADVYSFGVVALEIVAGKSNMKYIPNENLVCLVDWALVLQQKGNLIELVDPSLGSHFEVEEAITMVKVALLCINPASALRPTMSAVVSMLEGRTLVHELKLSALRNPFDPTAQGSTSGTQNLVGSSDATCVNSATTSSDLYKIGPSSSTPTFFFFFFFLGNVVVHLLSN